DNA sequence from the Sceloporus undulatus isolate JIND9_A2432 ecotype Alabama chromosome 4, SceUnd_v1.1, whole genome shotgun sequence genome:
ggcttccagtgtatgctggaagccatgtaagaTGCGCCAGTGTATGATGCGGGCGTACTGTATATTACTTCTGCATCTGGCTTCAGCTGCTGGATCCTGGATTTCAAGTTTAAAAAATAGAGTAAATCCAGCAAGTATGAAATGCATGAACAGGTATTAAATTAAGATTTTTTTCTACAGTTTTTCCTCTCTTAAGGCTTTCTCCTACTCCTGGAGATGACTACAACTTCAACCTGGATGATAATGAAGGAGTTTGTGATCTCTTTGATGTGCAGATACTGAACTATTAAGATTTGAAGCAGCCAGATTGCCTCATCTACCTCTAACTATGTAATATTGTACACTTAATTTCATAATGCAAGTAgtgtatttaaaataattaatgtaAAACTTCTGTAATTCAACACTGGGTGTACATATTTCTCTTATTGTGAACAAATGGTACACCTAGAAAAACAAACATGGCCTTTTAATACAAAGGGTGGGGTGGCATTGAGTTGTTACAGGATCTTAATACAGTTGCAGTACAATACGGTATTGTACTTTACTGACCACAAATTTCCAAGGTTTCTGAATTCTCCCATctatgctttaataataatatccaaacaTCCCAGTTCAGAAAGGTTGCTGCATTCATTCAAATCTTGTCCCATGAGAACACTCTTTCTAAAACATTGGACTTGTGTCTGAAATGTCCACTGCCAATTGTAAAATGAAGGGCATTTATTAAAGACTGCTCCATTTTCGTCAGTGAAAACCAACATTTTTGTGGAGTGCCTTTTTAAACAGCACTttaagtttcttttttccttttttacacTTGGACATTCCATGTTCCTAGATTTAGGAAAGCACTTTTTGTAATAAGGAGTGCCAATGCTTGTACATTAACaagatctttaaaataaaaaaatatacaaagagtTGTTGTTTGCTGATATACCATATATGTGACTTTGTTGAAGATACATTATTTTGTGCTACAACTGAGATAGTAAGTTAGCAGCAGCATCCACATTAGCTGGTTCAGCTTCCAGAGCCTTTGGAATCTGAAAGGGGAAAACATAGAGTTAAGTATTCTATTAATTTAAATATCTTTGCTGTTGAATGAACTAGTGTATGTATCACAGTGAAACAGTCTTGTTCCTGAATACACTTACTACAGACATTTCAGACGGATGAAGTGTAAAGCAATTtccgcacatgctcaagccccatttaagtgaatggggcttgtgcatgcggtggtGTAGTAGTGCAGTGGTACACGCCACAGGCTTGCACCTTATTAATCCCAATCCCAATGGGACATGCCACTCCTTGTTCCCCATGCGTtcctgtgtggctttcagcatatgctaaaagctgcTTATAGagtgcccgcgtatgacgcgggcacactgtatatgtgtgtgtgtgtgcgtgtgtgtatatatatatatgagagagcaATACTATTATTCTGACTTGTTTTAATTGCTATCCTGAAACATTAGAATactgtggttttttgtgggtttttcgggctatgtggccatgttctagaagattttcttcctgacgtttcactagcatctgtggctggcatcttcagagagatgccagccacaaatgctggtgaaacgtcagggagaaaatcttctagaacatggctacatagcccgaaaaacccacaaaaaaccatggatgctggccatgaaagcctttgacttcacatttagAATACTCTCTTTGCCAACATCCAGCTTGTAGGAATGCAGTTTTTAACTAGGAAGCCTTCTAGCCAAAGGTGAAGTTATTATCAATACTATCAGAACCTCCCTTTTCCTCCAACAAAATTTGCGGTTAGTTAATTTACCTCCCTTTACTATTACTTTTCTATTGTCAAACTTAACTAATCTAAATAAATTACAGGAGGAATGCCCTATGCTTTAAAATTCTGGGTAtatcaatttaaaaattaaagacaCAGATCAAAGGGAGTGATGTATAAAGAAACATAATTTTGTTACCTCATTCATCTTTGAAGAGTCTGACAGAATAGCCTTTGACAGTTGTCTAACTTCTTTCTGAACTTCAGTGAATACTTTGTTTGCTGTGTTAACCTTCTCCTCATTCACAATATTGATCttcagagaaagggggagaataCAGAGGCTTTTATTTTTCAAGATGCTAATATATTTCCACCATAAAATAACTATAAATACCTAAATTAAATAAGCCATATTTTTCAATCACTTCGAAGGAAGAATACTAAAGTACAGGGAATGAGGCTGATGTTTCATGCTGAACGCTGCGTGTGTTTCTTCaatataaaatcttttaaaattgatGCACAAACTGTTGACTTTCATTTTTGCCTGGAGTACTGTAAATATGCATCATATAACCtacatattaaattatattaatacattttaaaggttTGGTAAGCAATATCATATATTAAATGTCTTGGTCACAACAAAAAGCATTATTTACAGAAAAGCTAAGCTTGTTTCTTAGGCTGAGGAAGAATTGTTTACATATCTAATTTATTCAGTTTTGAGAGTCAATTTCAATTATCCCTATCCAGTTATAAAGATTTATGAGCAGATCCACTGTAAATTTGTTTTCTTGCCACACATGGCAAATTTCTACATCCAGTACCCATTATATACACTACACTTCTATGCTGTGCAAGAGAAATGATAAAGCTGAATAGTGCCATTGGGATTAATAGGTGCTAAAAACAAAGTAGGAAACATATTTCATGAAAACAAGTAATGGTTTCATAGCCTACAATTATTTTGGAGAGGCATACATGGGTACTCTCAGCTGGACAATAAATTACAGAAGCACAAAAGAAGAGCAAgtctgaggaagggagaaaataaAGCAAGTAAACATCACAAACAATaactgtatatagtcatgtataaatTGGACTCgcatataagtcgagggcaggtttggggcaaAAATTAAAGATTTTAATATGGCCCCTTTTGGGGGCTCATTTTCTGGTTAGAGATTCACATTagtatatatacagtaaacaTGCAGAAGGGAACTTCATTTACTAGATATGCCTTCAACACAAGTTGAGAACAAAGTTCTACACATTATTTCGTAATATAATTGGGACCTTTTCTCATACAGCACTCTTTTCATTCTGGTGTAAAGACAAAACTTTGCTTTTTATTAATCCCTTTGGGGaattaggggctgaacagaccacccctctggagaggctgcagccagtCCTTCCCTCACTAGATTGGGGCCGCAGCCCAATTTGCCTTTCTGCggtgctcctttttgtgccatggaaagggcaccctagtcGCCGCCACAGCAACTGTTCTTCACTTCTTCGGTATAGTGCCTGTAAACACACCAAAGATGCAGTGTGATGCCACCTGCCGTCTAGTCAGGTGAGCAgcatggggatggagtcaggacaATCGGTCCCCACGCTCCCACAccagctctttatgccagtctgtagagGACCTTAATTCTTCCAAAACTTGTTCCATTCTTTCTTTTCACCACATCATTCCAACAGCACCTCTCATTCTCACGCTCCACCCATCACCACCCTCAGGCAAATACCTCCAACATGCTACAGCTGACACTCAATCTTCTTATTCCCTCCTagatccaaaacactgcagaaataatccattctgagactgcttcaactgccctggctcagtgctagggaattctaggaactgtcgttttgtaagacatttagccttttctgtcagagctctggtgccacaacaaactacaattcccaggattccctagcattgagccaggacagttaaagcggtctcaaactggactatttctgcagtgtgttttggaccctagttacACCACCTAATATCAAAGTACAAATATCCAAACTATATTATAATTTACGTAATGTCATACCCATTCTATACATTTCATTGACTGCAAAAGAAAGTCCTGTGGCAACATAATGATTAATGATTTACTATATCAGTAGCatttgtgaatttgctagtttttaaggtgccacagCAGTGTTTTTTATTACAGTTAGGGGTCACCAGGAAGAATGTGGGATGGAGCTCCAGTAGTTTTAACTGTAGCAAGATCCTGGATAAGGAAGAGGTTCCAACAAGTTCTGTTAGGCAGTACTACAGCACATCTTCCTCACCGCCTGAACAACCATCTTTTAGGTGCTGCCTTGTGCAGTTGCCCCCTATACACAACAAGGCTATTTACCAACCagtagagagagaagaaaggaatttCAGAAAACAGTACAGTTCTGTTCTTGTAGCTGGATGCATAACAATACAGTAAACTTCACTGTTGTTTGTCACTACAGAACAGAGATGGCTGAGTCTCCATTTCATAATTTCATAACAATACCAGTAATTATCTCCCACAATACTTACCTTTTTCAAACTGGTTGTTACTGGCTTTGCTTTACTTTTAgcttttgttatttttctgttgGCCACATGGAATATATTCTTCTGCTTCTGAGTTTTTGCCTTGTTCTTGCCCATtgcttaaaatactgtataaaaatacatttatttggtttatctttttgtttgttcatttttaaaaattcagtaatAATGCTTTTGTTGACACAGTAAGTAATGATATTCACAAGCTCCTcgtctttttgtttttgttttgcaagtaAGGCTACAATCTTAGGTCTTACACACACTCATTTACTTACAATAAAGTAAATGAGACACACTCCCAAATAAAGATGCACAAAACCAGGGTATTAAACAGAGATGTCTAATTTGTCCAAATGTTAGAATAGAATGGCCACAATCCAATACtgttaaatgaaaatataaaatatattttcatattttatataaaGCATATATAAAATGTACCCTCTTGAGGGAGATGAGAAGCTCCATTTGGCTTCTCATCCCCCTCAGAAGGTACATTTACACTGTttctattaatattaataataataataataataataataataataatttatatcccacctttctctcagtgaCAGGACTCAAAGCGGTGTGTAAAGCCCTATATTTTATACATTCATTTAacttttgctttttatttgtattgtttttaaaatgttagctgccttgagtccaattattgggagaaaggcaagctataaatgaataataataaaaatacagtggagaTACACCCTCTGAGAGAGATGAGAAGCCAAATGGAGCTGGTCTAGGGGGGAAGAGCCCTTTTGTTCTAtattttcatttaacttttgtttttaaactgtattattttttaaatgttattagcCTCCTTCTcttactgggagaaagatggcatgtaaatgaataaaataataacaacaacaatgtagagATGCACTCTCTGAGGGAGATGAGAAGCCAAATGGAGCTGGTCAAAGCAGGAAGAGccctatattttatatttttatttaaccaTTGTAATGTTGTTAATCTGTATTAGTCTTAAAACATTGTTAACCGCCCTGAGCTccattattggggaaaaggtgggatgtaaatgaataaaataatacagtggaGATGCATCTACTGCAAGAAATAAGAAGCCAAATGGAGTTGGTCAAAGTGGGAAGAGCCCTGCTTCCCCACCACTATACTAGCATTGTTTCTTGCTCtactctccccatggattgaggtggggaacaacaattaacagacaaacaacatcagttcaAATACATCAGTTAAGACACATCTATTTAAGACGACAAATAAAATGTACCCATATTAAAACAATGGGGTCAGTCAAGGCTGCATGCTTTCACCCTATCTGCTCAACGTGTATGCATCAAaagaagagcaggcttagacacaGAAGATGGAGTGAAGACAGGAGCAAGGAATATCAACTACCTAAGAAACATAGACAACACCAGACTACAAttggaaagcatcacagacttggaacaatcactaaagaaagtcaaggaagcaAGTGCAAAGGCAATCCTAATGCTAAACTTAAAGAAAACGAAAATGATGGCCACATaggatttacacaaattcaacccagATAACGAGGAAATGGAAACAGTTAAAAGATttcccatgccttggatcaaacattaatcagaatactaaaacaaatggcagtacttgcccataggaaatcaatGGGGAATACTTGCTCATAGAGAAACATGGGGAATAGTTCCCCAATGATTCTGTATGGGCATGTATGGTTTTTCTATAAGCAAGCATTCCCTTATGAGAGTGGCCTTTAACGATAAGCGATACCCACCGTCCAGCTCCAGAATCTCCCTTCCTTTCATCAGCCTCTGAACCTGGAGCACATGCGCCCCCCGCGCAGACCTTTTACGTCATCCAGCTGCGCCTGAATGGCTTCCTTGCCTGGCCCATAGGGAAGGGGGGAATGGTTGCCTAGGTTACCAggttcttctcccccccccccccccttttgaatgCTATAATTCAAAGatgagctctgctctgggccccacaacaaactccaactcccagaattccatagccttgagcctgataggttaaagcggtgccaaaccgggttatttctccagtgtggatgccaccttagtctcaaaggtgctctctCTACATATCTTTGTCTCGAGTTCGTCCACATTTGACACAGCAGTGCCTTTGGTCTTATGCTTCATGTTTCTAGGGCccatctttggctgcatccgcactgcagaaataatccagtttgagaccgctttaactgccctggctcagtgctagggaatcctgggaactttagtttgttgtgggagCAGTCCTCACTGACAGGGAAGGctgagtgtctcacaaaactacagttcccagaattccgtagcactgagccgtggcagttaaaagcggcgtcaaactggattatttctgtagcacaggtccaaaacacaccacagaaataatcccgtttgagattacttcaactgccctggctcagtgctatggaattctgggaactgtagtttagtctTCTCTATGAtaaggctctggtgccacaataaactacaattcccaggataccctagcactaagccagggcagttgacTTGAACCggcctcaaaatggattatttctgcagtgtgttttggaccagagttgtTGTGTTGTCCTGTAAGGAGAACAAGgcatctcaaaatggaggacatgacccagtAGAAAGTTAAAAgcaatgtaaattcatgcttctgtaGTCATgcgcaaacaaaatggaggaccttttggaaatttctcctggactgaaggttgaAATCGAGGATAaatcctgaaaaaggaggacagtTAGTCACCCTGGATTTGTGCCTCCCAACTAAGTAATTTTCCTTATGaggaccctaaggagaccctctcatagggttttcttggctagtttcttcagaggtttgctgttgccatcctctgaggctaagagagtgtgacttgttctaggtcactatagaaataatgcagtttgaaaccactttaatgaccatggctccagcctacagatTCCTGGGCTCTATAGTCTGCtgaggcaccagtgctctttggcagagaaagccatTATAATCAAGTTTACCAGTTGTCCTCACTGCAAAGTGTAGGCCATtcaagcaaaatggaggacatgaccaaataaaagctaaaagatTCCTGTCCGTGTAAATTCAAGCTTCtgtagtcatgctcaaaatggaggacattttggaaattcctcctggacagaagggaaTTGTAGTAGgccatatcctggaaaaggaggacatttggtcatcAGGATTATAATGCAGTATTACATAACTGCACTATTTCGACAGTGTAGAAGAAAccactgggaaagtcacactctctcagcctcagtggatggcaagagcaaacccccCTTCtttctgtgaagaaacttgctaaaaccttgcaaaactacaaatctcatgttccataggatggtgctataacattgaaagtggtgtcaaactgcatttatttctacaatgtagttgCAGCCTCACAGGCACGAGCAGTATATACCTTCTATGGGGAACAAGCTGCACCACTGACACTTAGTGCTGAGTAACAATGTGAATATTTAGCATGGAGGCACTTAATGCAATGGTGCCTACCTCTAAGTAAGCATGAGTAGGCTTGTATAGCACACTGCCAAAACGTCAAAAGATGCTTCTGGCTTTTGGATTGTATCTAAATCAGTTCACTATGGTTGAAAACAACTGACCCTTGGACAAGCAATCATGAGTGTGAACTctgattatttaaaaattatcagGGATTATGAGCATTCTGGATTTTTAGAAAATTCAAACCGAAGTATCAGCAGCAAACTGAAGGTGGCAGTGTATTCAtgtttaatatactgtatttaagATGACTCTTGGATCAGATCAAACAGCCTTCTGTTTCACATAGCAGCAACCAGAAACCCACATTATAAGGCAATAAATATCTTTTCTGCCACCACAGCATTCCCTGAAAATGGTATTTCTTGGCATGCTGTCTTAAATGTTTATTCCATTAAGTTTATAAAGGTTTCCCAGTCTcgctctgtgtatatgtgtgtgtgtattcacataAAGGAATATTCAAAAATGGCATCCATAATCTGCAATACTATTGCATTCTGCCAGctcagagaccacaagggctaaccagtccaatctcctgccatgcagaaactctcaatcaaagcatccctgacagatgagatgaccatccagtctctgtttaaagacctccaaggagggagactccaccacactatgaggaagtttgttccactgtcgaacagcccttactgtcaggaacgtttaggtggaatctcttttcctagagcttgcatccattgttcccagtCCTGTTTgctggagcagccaaaaacaagcttgctccctcctcagtatgacatcccttcaattagtTAAACAGCGCTATCTTATCAACCTTCTctagcctaaacatccccagctccctaacatgttcctcatagggcatggtttcaagacccttcaccattttaatcatccttttctggatatgttccaaatcaaggctgaactcttaCTAGAAACCAAATTGATTacactgaggctatcatactttggctacatcatgagatgATATGATATGACTCATTAAAAGAACGATACTGTTTGATACAATGGAATGCAGCAGGAAAAGGATGCATTACAAGTGGATTAATTCGGTCAAGGAAACCATAGCTTTGAGTTTGCCAGATCTGAACAGGGCTGCTGATGACAAGAacacttggaggtctttcattcataggatcaccataaggcaATGCCAACCTGATACCCATAACCACAACAAATGAAGTTGAAGGACCCAATCACAAATTTCTTGGTTTCATATTTATTTTGGCCCTCAAATACAAATGACAACTACTGGACCTTTGTAAATCATGGATTATTAGATTTTCTCAAAAGTTCAGATCATTGCAGTAGGATGACTTTAATAAGTATTTACTTCCTAGACTctcagagatcttgtagcacctttgggactgtgCAAATTAAGATTAagagggctagcctggaagaaggaagagccctccctccaatccatttgccttggtccaggcctcagagggagagaagaaccactggacctctcatcccctttccctccaccattcccttctccttttgtttcgtgtcttttagattgtaagcctgagggcagggagctgtctgattaaaaataattgtaagccgccctgagagccattagggatgaagggtgggatataaatacctaaataaataaaataaaaataaataagatgtagcataagcttttgtggatttggtctACTTCAAGTCTTCAAAACCCAAATGCTACAACTTTTTTGCACAGGTAGTCTTCAAAGCGCTACCCTTTGCATACCTGCCAGACAAGTCTTTCgattgccagctcagccatgaaacccactgggtgaccttgggcaagtcacatgttctcagcctcaggggaacaaatcttgccaaggaaaccccatgataagttcgccttagggccgccataaatttgctttctgcagctccagagaacatgacctggagcaatggattcaaactgcaggagaagagattcaccttaacattagtaagaacttcctgagagtaagaactGGTCGACAATGGAATAGgctgccttgaagtgtggtggaatgtccctttttggaggtttttaaatagaggctggatcaggatggccatctgtcagaagtgttttgattgtgtattcctgcatggcaggggtcagactggatggccattggtgtATCAtccaactatggagtttatcacacgaaggagatcaggagtttatctcATGAATATCTCAGAAACATCATGTAATTacgatttcacacgacatcacacacaacccgccattaaagtggtcacaaaaaagcattaatgcacatctttttgctttcgggatttcagcgacaatgcatttcgaTTCATTTTATTTGCGCTATTCCTTGTGATAATAATTAGTGCAATTACAcatcatttttgctttatttgcggggtGCTttcaatgtgctttaatctctctttaacgctgaaattagccccagtgtgataaactgcatgaaggcacacaacaacaacaacaactacaagaaGAAGATAAACCTCTTTCCTAGGATCTGATGCCCAAACCCTtgggccttatcacacaaggggttttgcagctcagatctggagtcactgTGGGTCCAGCCATGCATATTCACATTATAACTTCTGTTCCCCGCCATTTTTGTCCCTGCCCTCTGCTCTGGTGAAAATGCTCATGCTACACCCCTAGCATTAGGCAAGGTGATCagttctcctccttttccaggaccttgtcctacacttcaaccttctgtccaggaggaattccaaaatgtcctccattttgggcatgaaGGAGAAGCAGAGCAAGTAACACCATGTTTGATGTTCTCTCGGGAAATGTGTTCACTTGGTAGCCTGTCCTCGCTACAAATATGGGAATAGGTTGGATGCTTCTACAGTTCTTTTTTCTTAGGCCCACCAGCAGACAAAACTTGCGCCCAGAGCTCAGAGCACATTTGTTTAGCGGGGAAAGGGACAGCAAAGGTGTTAGGCAATGGGtccccccccttaatttcagcacaatgtacaaatgaaaggaataatctAAATGTAAATTCAGTCAAGAGTTTGCTGtggtacaattttaagcattcaTCAGAACAATGCAGTCATGTAGGTAATAAAATGCAGTATATGCCATATAGCTGTaaagaaaccatatgaaatgaatttatatttataggagtgcttttagcttttgtttggtctcgtcctccatttttcttgaatgtcttacattttgtggtcccttgtggttaggacatctagCAAGGTGACCGGATGTCCTCACTACAGAATGAagaatgttcaagaaaaatggaggataggGCCAAATAAATGTTCAAAACACTCACATCAATGTaaactcatgctcaaaatggaggccctattggaaattcctcctggagggaaggtggaaatgtagagcaggccctggaaaaagaggacgtgTTGTAACGGCAAAAGAGGACAAGGGTCTGTAAAATGTCAGAaagtcaagaaaaatggaggacgttaccaaataaaaagctaaatccatgcttcttaatcatgctcagaaTAGAGgaagttttggaattcctcctggacagaaggctgagatTACAGAATCATTGAAATGtggggcatgtcctggaaaaggaggacatccggCCACcctgccctaaggtgaacctgttgtggggtttccttggctggTTTCTTCAAGGGAGagaggtttaccactgcctccctgtgaagctgagagagtgtgacttgctcagggtcaccaaGTCATggggtcatggggttttcttggcagcttatttcagagggaggttgcccctgtttacctctgaggctgagagagtgtgacttgccaagctCACCCTAATAACACCATTAGATGGTCCCTCAGTGAGTGAGGAGCCCAAGGAAGGCGAGCTTAAACTCTCTTTTGAGAGGgggaaaaccaaaccaaaccgaCCAaccaacaagcaagcaaacacacTGATGGAGTGTTTAAACTTTTCTCCCTGAAAGGGGGGGTGGCCAAGGGCGGTGACTGCCAAGCCCTCTGGGCATGATAAGAGGGCCCTGGAGAGGGGGGGTGTCCTCCAAGCCACAGCCAGTGGGACGCTTGGACGCTTCTCCCGCGACAAAGGACAGGCTCTGCAAGCAGCATCATCACCAGCACCACTGCCTCCCCCAGCATCCCCAGCACCCCCCTCAGCCATGCTGCACTGGGGCTACGAGGAGGAcaatggtgaggggggagagagCCCTGGGGGGCTCGGGGGCTCAAGAGGCTCAGGACTTGGAGGGTGAAGGGGGTGCTGGAGCGATGGTTGTGGTCCCCCCTTCTTTAGGTGGTTGTtctgcgtctacactgtagaattaacgCGGCTTGATACCGCTTGAAAAGCTAGAGCTCTATTCTGGGGATTTCTATGCAAAGGGCTCCCTTGCAGCACCAGCAGCACCTTTGGGGCTTAACTGAAATAGAGggaggaaggtggtggtggtggcaggagcCTGAACCCTAGACTTTGAGCCTTaaattcctcaaatgcatttgggatttgtagttttgcaaaccTTACCTGCCAGAAgaatttcctggcagtaagagcccTTCTTAGACAGTGGGACAGACCCTCTCagaaagagtggtggagtctcatccTTTGGAGGCATTTATCTATCTAAtattatagagagagagagagagagagagtaaatatatatatatatatatatagtaaatcatatatatatatatatatactgtatataatatagatagatagatagatagatataaagtgtatatatatatatatatacacacacacacacacacacacacacacatatatacactcatccctccatatttgcggctttgatatttgtggattttgattattcatggaataataataataataataataataatagttttatttatataccgcttttccatggtGATCAAAGTGGTTCAGAGGTCCATCAAATACACAATATATCTATACAATTAGTCATAATATCAATACAGATAAA
Encoded proteins:
- the RBIS gene encoding ribosomal biogenesis factor → MGKNKAKTQKQKNIFHVANRKITKAKSKAKPVTTSLKKINIVNEEKVNTANKVFTEVQKEVRQLSKAILSDSSKMNEIPKALEAEPANVDAAANLLSQL